TCGTTCACTCGGTGGTATCCTTTCCATGGCGTGTGGTCCTTTCTACCCTTCCGGGATGGTGATGGGTTTGTTCGCCATAGTGTACCACACGCCGTTTGATTTTACAGGAGTGTACTGCCATCACCTTCCCCGGTTTTGCGATACGTATACTTGACAAAGAAAACTGAATCTGCTATAATAACATGTGTTAGTAACATAGTTTACTGAACGCTGTTAGTCTTTTGTAATCGGTCAACGGAGAAAGGGATGCTATGGCCAAGAAGCGCGCGACCAGCAAGGAAGTGGCCGAGCGGGCGGATGTCTCGCGGACAACGGTCTCCCTCGTCCTCAATCGCGTTCGTGGCACCAATATCCCCGAGGAGACCCGCCAGCGGGTCCTGGAAGTCGCCCGCGAACTCAACTATCATCCCACCCGCACCGTTGGCCTAGTCCTCTGCCAGAGCCCCGATCGCATCTTCGCCGATGCCTTCTTACCTGACGTACTGCGCGGTCTCAGCAATCGCCTCGAGCGCCAGGATTTCCGCGTCATCGTGCACTCCGTCGAAGACGTCTCCGCGCCAGAAGCCTACATTGGCCTGGCTGAAGAAAAACAGATCGCCGGCATCATCCTCTCCGGCCCTCGCTCCGACGACCAACAGTTGCCTCGCCTTCATGAAGGGGGCTTTCCTATCGTTCTTTTGGGCCAACTTCGTGACTCCAGCGTTCCCTTCGTAGATGTGGACAACAAGGAGGGCGCGCGTCGAGCTGTCTCTCACCTCATCGGTCTGGGACACCGCCGCATTGCCCACATCACCAACGCTCCCCTGCAGTACACCGCGAGTGAAGACCGCTGGCGCGGCTATCAGGCTGCTCTCGCCGACGCAGGCATTGCTTATGACCCGGATCTGGTGCGCTATGGCGATTTCCTACAGGAAAGCGGCTACCGGGCCATGGTGGAACTCCTTGACCTGCGACCCTTGCCCACTGCTGCCTTCATCGCCAGCGACCTGGTCGCCTTCGGGGCAATGGTGGCCATTAAACAGCGTGGCCTACGTATCCCCGATGACATCGCTATCGTCGCCTTTGACGACGTGCGACTAGCCCACCACATTGACCCGCCCCTTACCACAGTCCGCTTGCCCGCTTACGATCTGGGCTGGAATGCCGGCGACATGCTGCTGAAGATCATCTACGGCCTGGACGTGCCGGAACCCCACATCCTCCTGCCCACCGAACTGGTGGTGCGGGAATCGTGCGGT
The genomic region above belongs to Chloroflexota bacterium and contains:
- a CDS encoding LacI family DNA-binding transcriptional regulator; translated protein: MAKKRATSKEVAERADVSRTTVSLVLNRVRGTNIPEETRQRVLEVARELNYHPTRTVGLVLCQSPDRIFADAFLPDVLRGLSNRLERQDFRVIVHSVEDVSAPEAYIGLAEEKQIAGIILSGPRSDDQQLPRLHEGGFPIVLLGQLRDSSVPFVDVDNKEGARRAVSHLIGLGHRRIAHITNAPLQYTASEDRWRGYQAALADAGIAYDPDLVRYGDFLQESGYRAMVELLDLRPLPTAAFIASDLVAFGAMVAIKQRGLRIPDDIAIVAFDDVRLAHHIDPPLTTVRLPAYDLGWNAGDMLLKIIYGLDVPEPHILLPTELVVRESCGARRLAPHRNN